The Angustibacter sp. Root456 genome includes the window CCGACCGGGGCTGGTGGTCGAGGCGGCCTTCGTCGACGTCCAGCCGCCGACGGTCGCGGACGTCGTCGAGCGCACCACCGCGGACGGCGGCAGCGCGGTCGTCGTGCCGCTGCTGCTCTCGCGCGGGTTCCACGTCGGTGTCGACGTGGCGCGCGCCGTCGAGGGCCGCCGGGCGGTCGCGGCCGGCGCGCTCGGGCCGGACCCGCGGCTGGCCTCCCTGCTCGTCTACCGGCTGAGTGCCTGGGGGCTGGCGGCCGGGGACGCCGTGGTGCTGGCCGCAGCCGGCTCCAGCGACCCGCGCGCCGCGGCCGACGTCCAGCAGGTGGCACGGGCGGTGCAGGCCCACCACGCCGGACCGGTCAGCGTCGGCTTCGGTGCCGGCGCGTCGCCGTCCGTCACGCAGGCGGTGAGCGCCGCACGGGCCGAGCACCCCGGCCGGCGGGTGGTCGTCGCGGCCTATCTGCTCGCGCCCGGGTTCTTCCACGAGCGCCTGCTCGGGTGCGGCGCGGACGTCGTCGCCGCTCCGCTGCTGCTGGC containing:
- a CDS encoding sirohydrochlorin chelatase; its protein translation is MTAPVLIACAHGTRDVRGRRAVGALVAALAAARPGLVVEAAFVDVQPPTVADVVERTTADGGSAVVVPLLLSRGFHVGVDVARAVEGRRAVAAGALGPDPRLASLLVYRLSAWGLAAGDAVVLAAAGSSDPRAAADVQQVARAVQAHHAGPVSVGFGAGASPSVTQAVSAARAEHPGRRVVVAAYLLAPGFFHERLLGCGADVVAAPLLLAGAAPDPRLVEVVLDRYDAAVAQ